In the Pseudomonadota bacterium genome, CGGACTGCGCATGGAGTGTGTGGGAAACCCGGTCCGCCCGGCTATCGCAGCCCTCGCTGGCAGGCATTATGAGCCTCCCCGTCCTGACGGGCCGTTCCATGTCTTTATTACGGGGGGAAGCCAGGGCGCGGCCGTGTTCGGCATGGTTATCCCCGCAGCGGCTGGCCTGCTGCCGGAAGACCAGCGCCGGCGCCTGCGGGTTGTGCATCAGGTCCGGCCCGAACAGCTGGAGGATGTGCGCCGGGCCTGGCAGGATATGGGCGTCGAGGCCGAGGTCAGCGCCTTTTTTACGGATATGCCGGAACGTCTGGCCTGGAGCCACCTGATGATCAGCCGCAGCGGAGCCTCAACGCTGGCCGAGCTGGCCATGGCGGGCCGCCCTGCCGTTCTGGTGCCCTATCCCGCCGCCGCCGATGATCACCAAAGCGTCAATGCCAGGATCATCACCGGCAATGGGGCAGGCTGGCTGATGCCCCAGCCGGAATTTACCCCGGGAACCCTGTCGGTCCTGCTGGCAGACCTGATGTCCCCTGAGGGAGCCGGATATCTGGAACAGGCCGCCCGGGCCATGAAGTCCCACGCCCGCCCGGATGCAGCGGAAAAACTGGCCGATGCGGTGCTGTCGCCGGGTAGAAAACAAGAAGCTGGCGTCTCCGACAGGACTTGAACCTGTGACCCCCAGTTTAGGAAACTGATGCTCTATCCAGCTGAGCTACGGAGACAGCCGGGCTTCTTATAACAGGGGTTCGTGAGAAAAGAAAAGACGTTCTGCAGCCTGAAAAAAGGCATAAAAATCTTCCACTGACGGGTGACAGGCCCTATATATCCTTGCTCCGGTTTATACAGCGGCGGGAAGATCCTGATGGATGTGTTTGCGGTTTCAGACATTGTTGTCATTGGCCTTCTGGCGCTTTTCCTGATCTGGCGGCTGCGCCAGGTTCTGGGCCGCCGTCCGGAGAATGACCAGGAGGCTCCGGCAGCGAGGCCCGCGGGAATCCGGGAACCTGCAGGCCCTGAAAGGGAAGAACCTCCCCTGTGGGAACAGACAGAGGAAGAGCTTTATACCCTGGCGGGGGGACTGGAACAGATCCGCAGGGCCTCTCCCGGTTTTGACGAAAAGGACTTCCTGAAAGGCGCGCGGGAGGCTTTCCGGATGATTGTCACCGCGTTTGCCGCAGGGGACCTGTCCGGCGTAAGGTCGTTTCTGGGTGAGGATGTCCTGCGGGAGTTCGAGGCCGATATCCGCCGTCGGCAGGCGGCCGGCCAGGCCCGCGAGACCACTCTTGTGACTGTCCGCGATGCGGAGATCCACGAGGCCCGCATGGACGGGGCAAAAGCCCGGATCGTTGTGGAATTCAGGTCACAGCAGATCAACGTGGTCCGGGATGCCATGGGCAATGTGGTCGAGGGCGATCACCGGCCCGCAGAGGTGACCGATACATGGACCTTTGTCCGGAACACAACATTGAAGGATCCCAACTGGATGCTGGTCGATACGGGAACGGGAGCAGGGTAGATGAAGGTTCTTCGCACAGGCCTGAAAATGGGCGGCCATATGGTC is a window encoding:
- the murG gene encoding undecaprenyldiphospho-muramoylpentapeptide beta-N-acetylglucosaminyltransferase is translated as MTAPVVLAAGGTGGHMFPAEALARVLADRGCPVVHMTDSRGKAFSASVPEVQVERLFIPFPKGGFPAKLKAAAGMAVAFCQARRRLARLRPCVVVGFGGYPSVPAVLAAWTLRIPVVLHEQNAVLGRANRLLARRARLLAAAFNSVERVPPGLRMECVGNPVRPAIAALAGRHYEPPRPDGPFHVFITGGSQGAAVFGMVIPAAAGLLPEDQRRRLRVVHQVRPEQLEDVRRAWQDMGVEAEVSAFFTDMPERLAWSHLMISRSGASTLAELAMAGRPAVLVPYPAAADDHQSVNARIITGNGAGWLMPQPEFTPGTLSVLLADLMSPEGAGYLEQAARAMKSHARPDAAEKLADAVLSPGRKQEAGVSDRT
- a CDS encoding Tim44/TimA family putative adaptor protein; translation: MDVFAVSDIVVIGLLALFLIWRLRQVLGRRPENDQEAPAARPAGIREPAGPEREEPPLWEQTEEELYTLAGGLEQIRRASPGFDEKDFLKGAREAFRMIVTAFAAGDLSGVRSFLGEDVLREFEADIRRRQAAGQARETTLVTVRDAEIHEARMDGAKARIVVEFRSQQINVVRDAMGNVVEGDHRPAEVTDTWTFVRNTTLKDPNWMLVDTGTGAG